In Rosa chinensis cultivar Old Blush chromosome 1, RchiOBHm-V2, whole genome shotgun sequence, a genomic segment contains:
- the LOC112192958 gene encoding uncharacterized protein LOC112192958 isoform X7, whose protein sequence is MASNNRKLKGKRYLRMNDGPNDNDQQNVQNALDGHTTATFFDNNINCRIKSRRWIEVSEAVVEDSRVKQHNDDGINVIQHRDKRVRNNRETSNVTMKRTTVTEANSNGNGQGGTAPFLLLTFGKLYAGEHLHSFGQASYQSTRQGKLY, encoded by the exons ATGGCATCAAACAATCGAAAGCTGAAGGGAAAAAGATACTTAAGAATGAATGATGGACCAAATGATAATGATCAACAAAATGTGCAGAATGCATTGGATGGTCACACTACTGCTACCTTTTTTGATAACAATATCAATTGTcgaatcaaatcaagaagatgGATAGAAG tgTCTGAAGCGGTGGTTGAGGATAGCCGGGTAAAGCAACACAATGATGATGGTATCAATGTAATACAACATCGAGATAAGCGAGTTAGAAATAATCGAGAGACGTCAAATGTGACAATGAAGCGAACTACTGTTACTGAGGCTAATTCGAATGGTAATGGTCAGGGTGGAACTG CCCCCTTCCTCCTTCTCACTTTTGGCAAATTGTATGCAGGCGAACATTTACATTCATTCGGTCAAGCAAGCTATCAAAGCACTAGAcaag GGAAATTGTATTGA
- the LOC112192958 gene encoding uncharacterized protein LOC112192958 isoform X8 has translation MASNNRKLKGKRYLRMNDGPNDNDQQNVQNALDGHTTATFFDNNINCRIKSRRWIEVSEAVVEDSRVKQHNDDGINVIQHRDKRVRNNRETSNVTMKRTTVTEANSNGNGQGGTGEHLHSFGQASYQSTRQGKLY, from the exons ATGGCATCAAACAATCGAAAGCTGAAGGGAAAAAGATACTTAAGAATGAATGATGGACCAAATGATAATGATCAACAAAATGTGCAGAATGCATTGGATGGTCACACTACTGCTACCTTTTTTGATAACAATATCAATTGTcgaatcaaatcaagaagatgGATAGAAG tgTCTGAAGCGGTGGTTGAGGATAGCCGGGTAAAGCAACACAATGATGATGGTATCAATGTAATACAACATCGAGATAAGCGAGTTAGAAATAATCGAGAGACGTCAAATGTGACAATGAAGCGAACTACTGTTACTGAGGCTAATTCGAATGGTAATGGTCAGGGTGGAACTG GCGAACATTTACATTCATTCGGTCAAGCAAGCTATCAAAGCACTAGAcaag GGAAATTGTATTGA